One window of Chlamydiales bacterium STE3 genomic DNA carries:
- a CDS encoding Thermostable carboxypeptidase 1 (Product derived from UniProtKB/Swiss-Prot:Q5SLM3;EC number derived from UniProtKB/Swiss-Prot:Q5SLM3) produces MHMAQTQYKKLFDIAKQTHTLHGIQQLLDWDQETYMPEGAAAFRAEQLKVLSGIIHKQKTGKKFSSVLAEVIDLKTGKIIEGLNAEQQAAVKEWRRDYLIEKALPQKFVEDFTFLTARAMNAWREARSENNFRKFAPYLKKIVDKVRKKADLIGFEEHPYDALIDLFEPGISTKLIARVFSGLKQSNTALLKRIVSAQQVDDSFLFGSYPQDKQLEISKELLKEIGYDFYHGRLDLSTHPFSSSFHPTDSRITTRLSSNSIFSCISTVLHEGGHSLYEMGLPAEQYGSPLGEAVSLGIHESQSRWWETRIGLSQPFWKYFLPKLQKAFPDQLTNITFKDFYRAINKVEPSLIRVEADEVTYPLHVILRFEMETALVEGKLKVQEIPEAWNEKMKQLLGICPSKDSEGCLQDVHWSMGAIGYFPTYALGNLFAAQFFTAFTHDHTDWETRVAEGQFLFIKEWLAERIYKHGRRWRSLELIEKVTKNPFSERDYNNYLNAKYSQIYKLNSL; encoded by the coding sequence ATGCATATGGCACAAACGCAATACAAAAAACTTTTTGACATCGCAAAACAGACTCACACATTACACGGCATTCAGCAGCTTCTCGATTGGGATCAAGAGACCTACATGCCAGAAGGTGCGGCAGCATTTCGAGCAGAACAACTTAAGGTGCTTTCAGGAATTATCCACAAACAAAAAACAGGCAAAAAATTTTCTAGCGTTCTTGCCGAGGTCATCGATTTAAAAACAGGAAAAATCATTGAAGGCTTAAATGCGGAACAACAAGCAGCAGTAAAAGAATGGCGAAGAGATTACCTTATTGAAAAAGCACTTCCACAGAAATTTGTGGAGGATTTTACATTTCTCACTGCTCGTGCGATGAATGCATGGAGGGAAGCACGCAGTGAGAATAATTTTCGTAAGTTTGCTCCTTATCTGAAAAAGATTGTCGATAAAGTTCGTAAAAAAGCAGATCTTATCGGTTTTGAAGAACATCCTTATGATGCATTGATCGATCTTTTTGAACCTGGCATCTCAACCAAGTTGATTGCAAGGGTTTTTAGCGGACTAAAGCAGTCGAATACTGCTCTGTTAAAGAGAATAGTCTCTGCTCAACAGGTCGATGATTCTTTTCTTTTTGGCTCCTATCCCCAGGACAAGCAGCTCGAAATTTCAAAAGAGCTTCTAAAAGAGATAGGTTATGACTTTTATCATGGGCGGCTCGATCTTTCCACCCATCCCTTTTCCTCTTCTTTTCACCCGACAGATAGCCGCATCACGACACGGCTTTCTTCTAATTCTATTTTTAGCTGTATTTCTACCGTGCTTCACGAAGGAGGACATAGCCTCTATGAAATGGGACTGCCTGCTGAACAATACGGCTCCCCTCTCGGTGAAGCGGTCTCCCTTGGCATTCATGAAAGCCAATCTCGATGGTGGGAGACAAGAATTGGGCTAAGCCAGCCATTTTGGAAGTATTTTTTACCAAAACTACAGAAAGCCTTTCCTGACCAATTAACAAATATTACCTTTAAAGATTTTTACCGAGCCATCAACAAAGTGGAACCTTCTTTAATAAGGGTTGAAGCAGATGAGGTCACCTATCCCCTCCATGTGATCTTACGCTTTGAAATGGAAACCGCTCTAGTGGAAGGAAAATTGAAGGTACAAGAAATACCGGAAGCATGGAATGAAAAGATGAAGCAGCTTTTGGGTATTTGCCCTTCAAAAGATAGTGAAGGCTGCTTACAAGATGTGCATTGGTCCATGGGAGCTATTGGATATTTCCCCACCTATGCCCTTGGTAATTTATTCGCTGCACAATTTTTTACAGCCTTTACCCACGATCATACTGACTGGGAAACGCGTGTTGCCGAAGGGCAATTTCTATTTATCAAAGAGTGGCTAGCTGAACGTATTTATAAACATGGCCGCAGATGGCGTAGCTTAGAACTTATTGAAAAAGTTACAAAAAATCCTTTTTCAGAAAGGGATTATAACAATTATCTTAACGCTAAATACTCCCAAATTTACAAGCTAAATAGTCTTTAA
- a CDS encoding Uncharacterized protein (Product derived from UniProtKB/Trembl:G2GZB4), whose translation MDIVHSPSGQVIRSPKGYKEFVPDPLPPLFKWNNQIVSALSRADFLLGKLAREGSKLPNPHLLMRPFITREAVLSSKIEGTQATIGEILAASAGVSVKRNPDDLQEVQNYIEALNYGIKRLEDLPLSLRLIKEIHYHLMRGVRGSHATPGEFRHSQNWIGTPGCTLNTAKFVPPSPDYLMDCLGELEKFLHNKQLPPLIHTAFCHYQFEAIHPFLDGNGRIGRLLIILLLIEQKMLPTPILYLSAFFEATRDEYYKQLYNVSAQGTWHEWLIYFLNGVAVQSEDVLSRAERINDLLNKWKMQVASSASNISMLIVQHFAANPYLTTNRVAEELKIAYSTAQRGIQKLEESKIVKQISSGKRDKVYCATGILAILEEPTKINMDF comes from the coding sequence ATGGACATTGTGCACTCTCCTTCTGGGCAAGTCATAAGATCCCCCAAGGGATATAAAGAGTTCGTACCAGATCCCTTGCCACCGCTATTCAAATGGAATAATCAGATAGTAAGTGCTTTATCACGAGCAGATTTTTTATTGGGCAAATTAGCTAGAGAAGGAAGCAAATTACCTAATCCCCATTTATTAATGAGACCTTTTATTACCCGTGAAGCTGTTCTATCGAGCAAAATCGAAGGAACTCAAGCTACTATCGGAGAAATACTAGCAGCTAGTGCAGGAGTAAGTGTAAAACGTAATCCTGACGATCTTCAAGAAGTGCAAAATTATATCGAGGCCCTCAACTATGGTATCAAAAGGTTAGAAGATCTCCCATTGTCTTTAAGGCTTATCAAAGAAATCCATTATCATTTAATGCGAGGTGTAAGAGGGTCGCATGCAACTCCGGGAGAATTTAGACATAGTCAAAATTGGATTGGAACACCAGGCTGCACCCTTAATACAGCAAAATTTGTTCCTCCATCACCTGATTACTTGATGGATTGTTTAGGTGAATTAGAAAAATTCCTACATAATAAACAGCTTCCACCTTTAATTCATACTGCATTTTGCCATTACCAATTTGAAGCGATTCATCCATTTTTGGATGGAAATGGACGCATTGGCCGACTGCTAATTATATTATTGTTAATCGAGCAAAAAATGTTGCCAACTCCAATTTTGTATTTGAGCGCTTTTTTTGAAGCCACACGTGATGAATACTATAAGCAGCTTTATAATGTGAGTGCTCAAGGTACCTGGCATGAATGGTTGATTTATTTTTTAAACGGCGTTGCCGTACAAAGCGAAGATGTGTTGTCACGAGCAGAGAGAATTAATGACTTATTGAATAAATGGAAAATGCAAGTTGCAAGCAGTGCATCTAATATTTCCATGTTGATTGTACAGCACTTTGCAGCAAATCCTTATCTTACTACGAATAGGGTAGCAGAAGAGCTTAAAATCGCTTACAGTACAGCTCAAAGAGGTATACAAAAACTTGAGGAGTCAAAAATTGTTAAACAGATTAGTAGTGGTAAACGGGATAAAGTTTATTGCGCTACAGGAATATTGGCAATTCTTGAAGAACCTACAAAAATTAATATGGATTTCTAA
- a CDS encoding Uncharacterized protein (Product derived from UniProtKB/Trembl:F8KXV8) encodes MENNKFSNSMSLIEAVETLSNIAEMDLDQEIGIAKTHHLIMQDESFKYRTVHWLHKKNSSQTIGLVKDIFKVVLNYLKNFYQNDYTLVTDSKTLEGIKTIMVLVGEAARKIDKYTHLFKEQHVQNITELREYKQLQDFYLRKISRTIDEGFLDRWILALSEKTWQNKKKVKLLGPIKLVTKHVFVDLESVKQDSEYELFFIQKEDGGRFFNSRILRNIKLICDFGDYFGHEKGPLIDRALWKDRQAKYSAEHILRSIYNELRGFYKDVSIQESELARSINQVVMALMLASNPSNLITNESAKSCYEYFKDFQLFLRQTLASATYQKLLAYFLAESKENPLLRIIHSICSALYKSNSSLQDLKAYINHILDEAHAHQSDEHLRIAKHSGLLWNQLASDYAAMQKLFRRHSGGPLNQLMRQIEEGARVFDPYLQENCPNMIYSLNPQGYNVLNLYLPCPTKQEFIHKAEVIPEFKGFLKGNEYDGNQHLLINLQDRTSWREHARSNALEELNNLECAENVTVVTLAKETDFYHQLAPYHEDHQTEQFITHLKEHLTTDLTGFFFPNKKEFFSSNWLDSLIKTVHFLFFSSKNVLSKDARLDFIGLVYFFLELKIIDALTPTSFSFTCKDGIDKGTMASIEMFCLLKLLNDEPFSEEDYWNLNALLYAPAIINRERIPLQEPFNRMIRLIKRVELAKNEQGNSFKTFLQKNLASSFRHKWFEDLDIHY; translated from the coding sequence ATGGAAAATAATAAATTCTCTAATTCCATGAGTTTAATTGAAGCTGTTGAAACGTTATCTAATATTGCAGAGATGGATTTGGATCAAGAGATCGGCATTGCTAAAACACATCATCTCATCATGCAGGATGAAAGCTTTAAATACCGCACAGTGCACTGGTTACATAAGAAGAATTCTTCGCAAACAATCGGTTTGGTTAAAGACATATTTAAAGTTGTCCTTAATTATCTGAAAAACTTCTACCAAAATGACTATACTCTAGTCACTGATAGCAAAACGCTAGAGGGCATCAAAACCATTATGGTTTTGGTAGGAGAAGCGGCGAGAAAAATAGATAAGTACACACACCTTTTTAAAGAGCAACATGTACAGAATATTACAGAACTACGGGAGTACAAACAACTTCAGGATTTTTATTTAAGAAAAATTTCACGGACCATTGACGAAGGTTTTTTAGACAGATGGATTCTAGCCCTATCAGAAAAAACATGGCAGAATAAGAAGAAGGTTAAATTATTAGGCCCTATAAAACTCGTCACAAAACATGTCTTCGTTGATTTGGAATCTGTGAAACAAGATTCTGAATATGAATTGTTCTTTATCCAAAAAGAAGACGGGGGCCGCTTTTTTAACTCGCGGATCCTACGCAACATCAAGCTAATTTGTGATTTTGGAGACTATTTTGGCCATGAAAAAGGCCCGCTTATTGATAGGGCCCTATGGAAAGATCGGCAAGCGAAATATAGCGCTGAACATATCCTGCGCTCCATTTACAATGAACTTAGGGGATTTTATAAGGATGTTTCCATCCAGGAGTCTGAATTAGCGCGTTCAATTAATCAAGTGGTTATGGCTCTTATGTTAGCAAGCAATCCGAGTAACTTAATAACAAATGAATCTGCCAAAAGTTGCTATGAGTACTTTAAAGATTTTCAGCTTTTTTTAAGGCAAACTCTTGCATCCGCAACTTATCAAAAACTCTTGGCCTACTTTTTGGCAGAATCTAAAGAAAATCCCTTGCTGCGTATTATCCACTCTATCTGTAGCGCTTTATATAAATCTAATTCCTCATTGCAGGACTTAAAAGCTTATATAAACCATATCCTCGATGAAGCCCATGCGCACCAATCTGATGAACATTTGAGGATAGCAAAACACTCTGGGCTACTATGGAATCAACTGGCCTCTGACTATGCTGCTATGCAAAAGCTCTTTCGTCGCCATTCTGGTGGTCCCTTAAATCAATTGATGAGGCAAATTGAGGAAGGGGCTCGCGTGTTTGACCCCTATCTACAAGAAAACTGTCCTAACATGATCTACTCATTAAATCCTCAAGGTTACAACGTTTTAAATTTGTATCTACCATGCCCAACTAAACAGGAATTTATTCATAAAGCAGAAGTCATTCCAGAGTTTAAAGGCTTTTTAAAAGGCAATGAGTATGATGGAAATCAGCATTTATTAATTAATCTACAGGATCGCACCTCTTGGCGAGAGCATGCGCGTTCAAATGCTTTAGAAGAACTTAATAACTTAGAGTGCGCTGAGAATGTCACCGTTGTGACTCTAGCAAAAGAAACAGATTTTTATCATCAACTAGCTCCTTATCATGAAGACCATCAAACAGAGCAATTCATCACACATCTAAAAGAGCATTTAACAACGGATTTAACTGGGTTCTTTTTTCCTAACAAAAAAGAATTTTTCTCCTCTAATTGGCTGGATTCGCTTATCAAAACAGTGCATTTCCTATTTTTCTCTAGTAAGAATGTCTTATCCAAAGACGCGCGCTTGGACTTCATCGGTCTAGTTTATTTTTTCCTTGAGTTAAAAATTATCGACGCATTAACGCCTACTTCTTTCAGTTTCACTTGTAAAGATGGGATTGATAAGGGGACCATGGCTTCAATTGAGATGTTTTGCTTGCTCAAGCTGTTAAATGATGAACCATTTAGCGAAGAAGATTATTGGAATCTCAATGCCCTGCTTTACGCTCCAGCAATAATCAACCGTGAGAGAATTCCTTTACAAGAGCCATTTAATCGCATGATAAGGCTGATCAAAAGAGTCGAGTTAGCTAAAAACGAGCAGGGAAATAGCTTTAAAACATTTTTGCAAAAAAATCTCGCCTCTTCCTTTAGACACAAATGGTTTGAAGACTTGGATATTCATTATTAG